The segment CCCCGGGTGATTGTTGTAATACGTAACGGTACCGCGCGCGGCTCCAAAATAGCACCCTTGTATGGTTACCCATGAGCCTACGGGCGAGGTGGAAGGCTGTATCGTGGTAATTACCGGGGTGCACACGCCTCCCACCAGCTGGCTTCTTCCCACGCCGCAGGCGTCGCAACTTGAGCCTGGTCCGCCTGTACATCCGCTCGTATCGTACGTACAGCCCGCAGAACAGGCGAGCGAACCGCCGATAAATGTAGGACTGTATGCGGTGCACGTAGTGATACCATTAAGGTCGCCGCCGTCGCACTGCTCTCCCGGATCTGCAGTGCCATCATTGTCACATGACGTCCCTCCGGGGTTGGTACATCCATACAATTGGCAGCTTGTATTGCACTGCCACGTCCCGGTGGCAGGAGGATTGCAGCTCACATTGGGCGGCGGTATGGTGCCGTCGCAAGCTTCACCGGGGTCGATGGTGCCGTTATTGTTGCAGGTGCCGCCTGGTCCGGTGGTGACCGTCAATTCACCATAGCCATTTACGCTTGTTCCCTGAATTTGCGAGGTAATCTGTACAGGCGTAGCGCCAGTTGCTGATACGCCGGTCGCGGTTTCCTGATTGGTGGCGCTCCCCGTGACCGTTGCCTGCGTGATGTTTGAAGAAGCCCACTGGTAGCCATAGGTGCCCGTGAGCAGATTACAATTACTCGCCGTCGCGTTCGCCGCAAACGGTTGCATGCCGCCCACGGCAATGCTCGCGCTTGAAGGGCTCACGGTGACGGTATCGGGCGTACAATCGCTGTTGCGAGGATGGACGCCAAAATGCCAGACGTATGGCGCCGTTAACGGAACCCCCGCCGCGGAAATAACACTCGTTGGCACAGTTACCTCATACCAACTGTCCGGGGTTAAATTCGCCGTTGGGGTAAAAATGTACGCTTCTCTGCCTCCGCCGACATTAAGATAAGTCCAAGTGCCGCCAACAGCATTAGGGTCGCAGAGCGGACTATTGTCGCATTGATGCGTGCTGATACCGGCAAAAGTGCTCTCATTCATGTCCCGATCAAAAGTAACGCTGATTTTCGCATTGCGGCATGCGTCAACAGAATCCCGCCAAGGAGTAGGCGACTGAATTGAATTTACGCACTGCTGATTTTCAATTATTTGAGGAGGGTCTGCGGCGTTCAAACAGCCGCTGGTATCATAAGTACAGCCGCTCGTGCAGGCGAGCGAACCGCCGATAAATGTAGGACTGTATGCGGTGCACGTAGTGATACCATTAAGGTCGCCGCCGTCGCACTGTTCTCCTGGATCTGCAGTGCCATCATTGTCACATGACGTCCCACCGGGGCTGGTGCATCCATACAATTGACAACTTGTATTGCACTGCCACGTCCCGGTGGCGGGAGGATTGCAGCTCACATTGGGCGGCGGTACGGTGCCGTCGCAAGCTTCGCCGGGGTCGATGGTGCCGTTATTGTTACAAGTGCTGCCTCCTCCGGGGGCGCATGGTGTGGTAAACCAAATTTCATTGCTTCTCACTCCTCCCACCGTTACTGCCACAGGATATCCGCCCTCGCTGGGAAAGGTAGGAGCGGCGGCGGCAATCGCCGTATCGCTCCATGAGGAAACGGCTGCGGTAAGCGTGCTGAAAGTGAGCAAACTTGTCCCCTGGCTCGCGCCAAACCGTTCACCTGTGATAGCCACTGACTGGCCTGTTGGGCCGCACGTGGGATTAAGGGAACACAAGCCCGGCCCCAAAGGCCCTGTGGTTACCATAAAATTCAGCCGGTTTGACGCCTTATTCGCGGCCGTAAACACTTGCACCGGGTAGCTGCCGGGCGCGAGCCCCGCGGGAATCTTTATCACGATGCTGGTATCCGTCCAATACGCGGCACAAGGAGGTATATCGGCGGCTATCCCGCCCACCTCCACCCGGCCGGGCGATGATCCAAACTGCAATCCGCCAATCGTCACATATTGGCTGACCGGGCCGCTCGAGGGCGAAAGCCCCCCCATATAAGGAGACTGCACTTGAAACTGCGCGCTGTTGCTCGATTTGGTCCCTACCATCACCACGAGAGGGCCGCTCGTTGATCCGACCGGCACGCGCACCCTTATTTCAGTCATGCTCCACGATACGCGGCACGACTGGTTTGGCACATAATTCGCGTCGAAACAATTCGTATCCGTGGCGAAATTATTAAAGTAGGCATCGCTCCCCGCGCCAGTAAAGAAATAATTTCCGGTAATCACGATGTCCTGCTCGCTGTAAAAATCAGCGCCGGGGTTCACCGCGGTGATAATAGGGAAACAACCAACGGTATCGCCGGTGGTAAAACTCCATTGATAATCGCTTGCAATGCCATCCCCATCGCCGTCTAAAGGATTTCCGCAATTGTCTAATATTCCTGTAAGCAATCTCACGCGATATGCGGTATTTGCGTCAAACGACCCCGCGGGATAGGCAGAGAATGACTTGAAATCTGTTCCCGGGGTTATGGAAACAAGCACTACCCCCACCCAAACGCCCGCGGCATCCTGCTTCTCAAGGAGAATGTTGGCTACCGTGAACGTAGTCACGTCCATTTCTTCAGAAAATGTCACCTGGATCGGGGCATCGCGGCATACATCCGTTTCGCCATTGCCGGGATACACGGTCGCCACCGTGGGGAGCGTGCTGTCGGTCTCACTGCCCGTGGTAAAGGTCCATACCTTTTCCCGTTCAAGATTTGTGCCCGCGGTGCTCTGCACTTGTGTTGTTACTGTAGCCTCATAGCTAGTATTTCGGTCAAATTCTGGATGATGGAATGAGAAGCTAATATCGGAAAAAGTATAGGTACCTGTAATTTGCGTTCCTCCGATGGGATGTATATTCACGGTGGTATCGTTCACACTTAATCGATCCAAATTGGCGCTAAACTGAGCCTGCACCAGCTGGCATACTTTCACTCCGGTTTGCTGGTCATTAGGATTCGTGGCAATTACATTGAAACCCGCACCGCCGCCCCCGGGCAAACCGCTGCAGTCAGAGGGGCAGCTCACTATTTCCCCCGCTTCACAAATCCCGTTGCCGCACACTGCCGGACCGCCGCCGCCACCGTTATTCACTGCTTGTTCCAGTTTGCCGATCACAAAACTCACTATGCCAAAAGCGAGGAATATGATAATAAGGCCTATGACTGCATTCGTTATTATCTTCTTTGCTTTCTCCACCCGTTGCGCATCACCGCCTGCGGTCATCCACGTCACTCCGCCATAGATAATCAACACCAAAAATACAATGCCGATGACCCCCAAGGCGTAACGAATAATATTCGCGATCGTGATCCTGACATCTTGGGTCGAAAGACCGGTGCCTGTGCCGTATTCCACGCCAAAACGGTCCTGCGCGAATGCGGGGAGCGCAAGGAATAAAACAAAAAACCCGCTAATGAA is part of the Patescibacteria group bacterium genome and harbors:
- a CDS encoding Ig-like domain-containing protein, whose amino-acid sequence is MQRAPHGRTGYYKSLLLATLFISGFFVLFLALPAFAQDRFGVEYGTGTGLSTQDVRITIANIIRYALGVIGIVFLVLIIYGGVTWMTAGGDAQRVEKAKKIITNAVIGLIIIFLAFGIVSFVIGKLEQAVNNGGGGGPAVCGNGICEAGEIVSCPSDCSGLPGGGGAGFNVIATNPNDQQTGVKVCQLVQAQFSANLDRLSVNDTTVNIHPIGGTQITGTYTFSDISFSFHHPEFDRNTSYEATVTTQVQSTAGTNLEREKVWTFTTGSETDSTLPTVATVYPGNGETDVCRDAPIQVTFSEEMDVTTFTVANILLEKQDAAGVWVGVVLVSITPGTDFKSFSAYPAGSFDANTAYRVRLLTGILDNCGNPLDGDGDGIASDYQWSFTTGDTVGCFPIITAVNPGADFYSEQDIVITGNYFFTGAGSDAYFNNFATDTNCFDANYVPNQSCRVSWSMTEIRVRVPVGSTSGPLVVMVGTKSSNSAQFQVQSPYMGGLSPSSGPVSQYVTIGGLQFGSSPGRVEVGGIAADIPPCAAYWTDTSIVIKIPAGLAPGSYPVQVFTAANKASNRLNFMVTTGPLGPGLCSLNPTCGPTGQSVAITGERFGASQGTSLLTFSTLTAAVSSWSDTAIAAAAPTFPSEGGYPVAVTVGGVRSNEIWFTTPCAPGGGSTCNNNGTIDPGEACDGTVPPPNVSCNPPATGTWQCNTSCQLYGCTSPGGTSCDNDGTADPGEQCDGGDLNGITTCTAYSPTFIGGSLACTSGCTYDTSGCLNAADPPQIIENQQCVNSIQSPTPWRDSVDACRNAKISVTFDRDMNESTFAGISTHQCDNSPLCDPNAVGGTWTYLNVGGGREAYIFTPTANLTPDSWYEVTVPTSVISAAGVPLTAPYVWHFGVHPRNSDCTPDTVTVSPSSASIAVGGMQPFAANATASNCNLLTGTYGYQWASSNITQATVTGSATNQETATGVSATGATPVQITSQIQGTSVNGYGELTVTTGPGGTCNNNGTIDPGEACDGTIPPPNVSCNPPATGTWQCNTSCQLYGCTNPGGTSCDNDGTADPGEQCDGGDLNGITTCTAYSPTFIGGSLACSAGCTYDTSGCTGGPGSSCDACGVGRSQLVGGVCTPVITTIQPSTSPVGSWVTIQGCYFGAARGTVTYYNNHPGLWPDPAVCGTNTWTDTQIISEVPNINTADVTDDAQTGPVTITRADGAQATHSSGINVAGSPHPNLCRLTPTSGIIGAAVNVAGNGFGATRQSQDYVSFGATQVPAADYTSWAPTSANVRVPAGAATGDVNVTLTKGTSVSNPLTFNVINNGAGADCDNNPDPAVCAANDSRCNTGLYCDPTSCTCQPASALVVTSFMPTGADICPNAQFSFTFDQLVDHSTVNTNTFFVQEGPPTPCPPPICLTNTVGISLSIEDGDFTAGPQRESRVHITPSRPLALTTTHTFLARGGPNGVKSRYGAELGNPDPGAPYSIGGVTFPAYTAEITTGNHICQIDHVSVTITRGTLTNAYSTISNHDMFTCARNNCTDDVSSAGGNQHTWRAQAWDASSPPQALTGAQYIWAEDDPDSLFELSSLALQEIQSSVTKSKNGSGAFSVGAHDPNPTMGSATTTVSAEVSLCENPWPTFPYYPFVDNGLNFSFWYCRDAGASDTQDDDLPELNNPPVIRTGTGGCADCLKEYLFLRASPDVSKDAIGLRVYANSNKLSLMEWYQTNVKRPGNPSSYTVDGFPAIRDGRSVYVLAPNISGTTFYTNIFLISYNEGASGETISIFNGLVATWKFLINLGPVEQLQVKNDSKRMTDLGGIKKALLDYGKTHGVCNNTSKTPCVVDGVKPEELCPVSIPATGARYICQASYPKLAAGSYLPGKSTSRWPSWQATLGNALGRALPIDPLNAFPHACSSGGKINQACTQDSDCYTCGTTATQCRTDADCPTANPTCNMTQTCVIPNQCPAPQYDQQTCWNDTSKDFDCPNNSRIYTYQTTPTDGLSFTLGANMEHPLLRGTSVVSVAECSMNYKIGPSP